AGTTCAACAGCAGAATGCTCATCGGCGGGAAGGAACGGATCGACGTATCCACCAGCACCCAACACCAGACGACAAGCTGCATCAACCACAGCCAGCGCGCCGGGTGTGTCAAGATCATCAGCTAGGCGCTGTCGAAGCGCAACCGTTACCGCCACAGCCAGCGCCGGATCCACCTCGTGGGTAACCAGCTGCTGCCAGCTTTCCAAACGACGCTGCTGCTCAGCTAACAGGGTCGCGGAGAAATCCCGATCAGTTCGATAGTGGCCTGCAAGCAGCGACAAGCGGATAGCAGCTGGATGATGCCCTTGCGTAAGCAGCTTGTGCACAAACACAAGATTGCCGAGTGACTTCGACATTTTTGTGCCATCAAGCCCAATCATTCCGGCATGGGTGTACCAGCGAGCCATCCGTTTAATCCCGTGGGCGGCCTCGACATGGGCGGCGGTGTATTCATGATGCGGGAACACCAAATCGCTGCCACCGCCCTGGATAAGAAATGAAGAGCCAGGGTCTAACCTATTAGCAGCAATTGCTGCACATTCGATATGCCACCCTGGTCGCCCCCGACCGAAGGGTGAATCCCAAGCCGGTTCACCGGGTCGCTCCGCACGCCAGATCAGCGCATCCAGCGGGTCACGTTTGCCTTCACGTTCCGGATCACCACCGCGTTCTGCAAACAAGGCGAGCATCGTTTCCCGATCAGCATTGGACACATACCCAAATTGATCCGTGGCAGACACCGACACGTAGAGATCTGATCGCCCCTCGTCGTCGGTAACGCTATAGGTAACCCCTCCCTCGACCAGCCGTGCAATGAGAGCAATAACCTCATCGATAGAGTCAGTGACCGCCACATAGTCCTGCGGCGGGATCACCGACAGCGCTTCCATGTCGCTGCGGAACAAATCAATCTGTTCGTTACCAAGCGCCTTCCAATCGACACCGTCACGATCAGCTCGCTCAAAAAGCGGGTCGTCAATATCGGTGACGTTTTGCACAAACCGCACCTGATATCCCATGTCGAGGAGGAAACGGTGGATCACATCGAACGCAACATAGGTGGCCGCATGACCCAGATGAGTGGCGTCGTACGGGGTGATGCCACACACGTAGAGACCGGCTAGTTCACCAGGTTTCGCCGGCAGCGGTATTGGGGTGACCGCATCTGCTGCAGCATCAAATAACTGCAGCTGTACCGGGGTTTTCGACAGTGGATAAAGTTTCGGCTGTGGCCACGAACGCATGCCCCATACAATACGTCCCATTCGTCCCAGGCGCGAAAAAAACCACCACAACCAACCAGGTACATCGGACACGCAGCATCTTCAGCCACGGTGCCCAAGCGAACTTGTGCACCGTAGTTCTTTTGCAAGGAGCTCAGTTGCGTGCTTAAACAACATACTCGGCGAATTGGTGGTGGTTGAAGAAGATGGCAGCGTAGCTCTTCGCGCCGATGCCTTGCTGACTGCTCCCCGCCGTCGAGCCGCAAGCAGGTAAGGCTTTTTTCTGGCCAGCAGCTACATTGGATGTAATACGCCTGCTGCAAGCAGTCCCATCACCACTACACCGACCGGGATACGGTAGGCCGCAAACCAAGCAAACGAGTGGTGGGCAACAAACTTCAACAGCCACGCAATTGACGCATAGCCCACCGCGAATGCGATCAACGTGCCAACAGCGAGCTGGCTTGCCGAAGCAGCTTGCCCCGCCTCGGGGTTAAAGGCATCAGGCAGACTAAACAATCCGGAGGCGAGCACGGCTGGAATGGCAAGCAAGAAGGAAAACCTGGCCGCTGCTTCCCGCTCAAGGCCAAGCAACAGCCCCGCACTAATCGTGCCACCAGAGCGCGACACCCCTGGAATAAGTGCAAGACACTGCGCAAACCCCATGACGAGAGCGTCTTTCATGGTTAATGTGTCCATCGTTCGACGCTTGTTGCCGTAGCGTTCGGCTGCAATGAACACCAGCGAGAACCCGATCAGTACGGCTGCGGTAATCCACATGTTGCGCAGGTTTTCCCGGATGAGATCTTTACCTAAATAGCCCAACACACCCACCGGGATGGTCCCGGCGATGACCATCCAACCCATGCGATAGTCCAGGCCGCGCGCCGCCTTATTCGTTAGCCCCCGAACCCAGCCCTTGATGATGCGCCAAATATCGCTTGCAAAATAGACCAGTACTGCAGCTTCGGTCCCCAGCTGGATCACAGCAGTAAACGAAGCGCCGGCATCCTCGCCGAACAGCAGATCAGAGATAATGCGCAGGTGACCAGAGGAGGAAACAGGCAAAAACTCGGTTAGCCCTTGCACTACAGACAGCACAATCGTCTGCGGCCAGGTCATGTCGCTTGCTTGGGTGGCTTGCGTAAGACTGTCTTTCGCCGCAGAGAAAAACTGTGTGACAGGGGCAACCGCAGTCGCTAAAGAAGAAAGTGAGATCACGGCCTCAAAGGCTACACCACATCACCACATGGAGTATTGCTCGCACGCTTCCACGCTCCCCTTTCGGCAAGCTTGTGAGGTGCTTCGGGGTAGCCGAGCTGGTGTTGTGTGCTGCAGCTGCGTTTTGGCTCGCACAAGCGCCGATTCTGATCGACAGGTGCGCTTGCCCGCACAACACACCGCAAGCGTCGGCATACTTCGTTGTTAAATATTTCCGGTGACCCCAACCGGAAGCACAACCGGGGTCGGCATGGAAAGAAAAATAGAAAGTGGAATACACAAAGAAGCAGAATCTGGCCTTGTGTTCCACTAGGACTTGGCGGCCGGTCGGTACCGGTACGTATCTGCTGCAATGTTCATCCGATCTCTGACTGAGTCAGCAAGGATAACGCGGCGTACCGTTACGACGACGAGGTTGTGTGTCGTCATAGCGTGATCCAACGTTGATCAATACCCGCAGTCGTGTCGCGGCGGTGCTCCGTTCATCGGTGTTCCTGGAGCGTGCGCAGGGAAGAAACGTTCTGGCCTTCAGGACGTGCAATGGTAGGGTAAACCCCGTGAGCACACCAAAGGTACGCCGAACAATGCTGGTTTCGCTGCTTGTTGTCAGCGGTCTTCTTGCTGGTTGTTCCAGTGATTCGCCGCAAGAACAACGAGTCGATGAGCAAGCGCTTCTCTTCGGCAATGCGACTCCAGCTGATTCCCCGGCAGCCCCAGCTGCGAATCCGGTGCAGCTCAACTCCAGCTTGACTACCGCGCTTGGCGGCAGCCCAGTTGCGCTCCATTCAGTCAAGAACACGCTTATTGTGCAAGGTCCACGTGGCATAGCAGTCGGTGACCTTGCCGCAATCACCGATGGCACCGCTGACGTTGTTGCAATAAGTCAAAGCTGCGGACCGATCGCTGTTGCTCCCACCACGACTGCTTTTCCAGCAGGTGCTGTGACGATTTCATGTCCAACCGACGATGCTGCCGCTTCGGCAACAGTCACGATTTATCCACTCGATAAGCTGGACTCCCCTCTGACTGCAACCGTCGCCTCAGCAATCAATCGTGCAACCCTCACCAGTGAGGATTCGCTTGTCGTCGGATCTGATGCTGATACGCAGCTTACTGTGTATCCGGTGGCAAGCAGCGGCATTGCTGTGGACGACGGGAAGACGATCAAACTCGACCAAGTATCCGATAGTCTTGTAGCAGTTCCCGCCGCCGACTATTTGGACGGTGTTGTCAGCGTCAACGATGAGAAATCAAAAATCGGCGGCGTGTCATTGGCGGAACATGATGCCGCATATCTGCGGGGTGGCCGTGGCATCGCCCAACTTATCGCTGCCGGCGACAACACGATCGCTGCAACAGACCAGCGCAACAACCAACTAATGGTGTTTACCTCAAGTCCGCTGATTATGTTGCATCAAACCCAAACCACAGGTAAATCCCCGTGGGCTGTCGCCTGGGATGAACAAGCACAGTTGATCTACGTCTCAACGACTGCTGACAACATGTTGAGTTCCTACGATATTCACCAGGGTGTGCCAAGTCTCGTCGGGCAAGTCCCAACGGCTGCTGATATTCGCTCAGTAGTCGTCGTCGGCGACAACGTGGTGACGTTAAGCGCTAACGGCACCTTGGATGTTCTGTCGGCTGACGCGCTCGCAACGCTGCGGGGCGAATAGTTTTTCTTCTTTTACGTTGATCGATGCTGCCGCTTCCTGCTGTTGACAGTGTGTTGCGCGGCAACCAGCAATAACCGCGCCTACACCTTTTATGGCTTTTCGGTGGTTCAATCGCACCGGGTAGCTGCTGAAGTTGCGGTGTGACCACACGATTGGATCAGGTGTTAACCGTTATCATGTCTGCTTTACGCCATCCGCTCTATGACCGAATCTATCCGATTGCGCTCAAAGCGATGTTTCGGCTTGACCCGGAAACCATCCACCACCTCATGATTGGGGCGTTAAACCAATACGCAAAGCTCAAGCCGTTGCATCCAGTTGTGGCCGGAGCATTTGTCGAACGTGATCCGCTGCTTGCAGTTTCAGCCTTTGGGGTGGACTTCCCTGCCCCACTCGGGTTGGCTGCAGGATTCGATAAAAATGCCACAGCAGCAAACGCCTGGCGATCACTGGGTTTTGGCTACGCTGAGCTCGGCACGATTACCGCCTATCCGCAGCCGGGCAACCCTACCCCCCGCCTTTTCCGGTTACCTGCAGATAAAGCAATTATCAACCGGATGGGTTTTAACAATGTGGGCGCCGAGGCTGCCGCGGATCATCTCCGCCGCCGGGACACCGATCATGTGATCGGGATTAACATTGGCAAAACGAAAGTGGTGGATGCCGCTCATGCTGCCGATGATTATGCGATGTCAGCGCAATTGTTGGGTGATTTAGCTGACTTTGTGACAGTCAATGTCTCTTCGCCGAACACACCCGGATTGCGTGATTTGCAGGCAGTCAGCTCGCTGCGGCCAATCTTATCGGCGGTGACCGCGCACACTTCATCGCCGGTGTTGGTCAAAATTGCACCTGATCTGAGTGACGAGGATATTGATGCGGTCTGTGATCTTGCCGTGGATCTTCGTCTGGCTGGGATTGTGGCGACAAACACCACCATTGCCCGCGACGGTTTGATAACCCCAGCAGACGAAGTAGCAGCGATGGGTGCCGGTGGGTTATCTGGGGCACCGGTAGCGCAACGATCACTTGAGGTTATTCGCCGCGTATATGATCGGGTTGGCGACAAGCTTGTCGTTGTGGGCGTGGGCGGAATTACGACTGCGGAACAAGCCTGGGAGCGAATTCAAGCTGGCGCTACCCTGCTGCAGGGCTACACGCCATTCATCTATGGCGGGCCGATGTGGGTGCGCGATATCCATCACGGGATTGCGCAACAGCTGCGCGCATACGGTTTCCGCAATTTGCAGGAAGCAGTAGGCCAGCACAAACCGTGGATTGATGTGGACGCCTGACCCGAATCCCCTTTGCGTCTTGGATCAAGTCGTAGCTTGCACAATGACCAGGTTCGCTCCCGCAAATGCGGAAGCGAACCTGGTCTCGTTGTATGTGCGGGCATGCGCGCCTGCGAGTAGTGCTTATTGCAATGCCAAGGACACTAAAGGCACTATGGTGTGCTTGCGACTGCCGCATGCTTTTGCCGCAGGATCAAGCCTGCCAAGAGGGCGACTATTCCGTAGCCGACAAGCCAGGCGGGGGCGATCACGGTGAGTACATAGGGTGGGATCAGCACTGAAGCGATAATGATTGCTACCACAACCACAAGTACGATGGTGCGTCGTTTGGGGTCGGTGTGACGCTGTCCGACGGAACCAAACAACGCCCACACCACCGCGGCGATTAGCAGCAGTGGCAGGCGAACCGTGACTGGAAACGGGGTGGTGAATCCTTGGGTGACAATGTGCAGGACAAACGTCAAAAACAAGACGAATGCCAGCACAATAAATGCACCCCCGGCGCGCAATGCCGGGGAGATGAGAGTTGCTTCACGGTGAGCTTGTTGAGCAGCCATTGCATCAGTGTACCTAAGGTCATAGCACCATTGGCGGGATTTTCGCGTCTTTGCGCTAACACTGTGGTCGCGTCATGGTGGTGCAGCTGCTGGGCTCGTCGGTACCGCAGGGTTTGTGCTTACTGTGGTTGCAGTAGTGCTGAGTCGAGGTTCGCTGTGGTGCGATTGGTGTTGTTTCCGGTGGTTGCCAATCAGCGGCGCAACAGGAACACACTGGGGGTGGCCGCATAGAGCGGCTGCAGCGCCAAAGTGATGTGGTTTGGCGCTGCAGGGTGCGCTATGTGGCGGGTGTTTTTGTTCGGGTGTGAAAATCCTCGCGGTGGCTGTATGTGCTGTTATTCTGCGTGGTTTTCGTGCCAACCCCAGGTGATACCACGGGCAATGCTGTGGAAGTAGAGATTGAATCCAAGCACCGTCGGGGTGGTGTTTTCGTCGAGGTCAAGCTTTTCGGTGTCGAGTGCATGAACGGCGAACAGGTATCGGTGGGGACCGTGTCCCGCTGGTGGTTGCGGACCGTAGTAGCCTTGTTTGCCACCATCGCCGTGCAAAACTAGCGCCCCTGGGGTGTTGCCGAACGTGGCGTCGCCGTGGCCGGTGGGAATTTCAGTCATGTCGGCGGGAATGTTGCATACTGCCCAATGCCAGAATCCGGCAGCGGTTGGCGCATCCGGGTCAAAGCAGGTAATTGCTAGTGATTTGGTGCCTTCCGGAAGGTTGGTGATTGTCAGCTGTGGGGAAACATCGTTGCCGCCAAGCTGTGCTTGGGCAAATTGACCACCGCGCTCAAAATCGGTTGAGGTTACGGTGATGCTGTTGGGAATGCTGTCCAGTGCCGCATACGGGTCTGGACCTGGGAATCGGGGATCAACATAGTCTGCGGTCATACTTTCCAGTTATACCGAAACTTGCCTTTCTGTGACGGGATGGTTTCGGTGGTTGGTAAGCGGCAGGTGACTTGCCGCAGGTGGGTGTTTTCACCGGTTGTCTTGTTCGGGCTTTAGGTGGGGTCGGGGTGGTTGGTTGGATGGTGGCTGGTGGGTGATGGTTCTGCGATAGCTGGTTGATTTGCTTGGTTTTGGGTGCCGAGCCAGCGTTGATAGAGCTGCGCATAGGCGCCACCGGCGGCGAGTAGCTGTTGTGGGCTGCCATCTTCAATGACTGTGCCGTTGTCGATAAACACGATGCGATCGGCGGCTTGGGCCTGCTGCAGGTGATGTGCGACCACAATCGAGGTTCTACTATTTGCTACGGTCGTCGCTGCACGGGTGAGCGCCGCACCTGCGGCGGAGTTCGCCTCTGAGGTGGCTTCATCCATGATGACGATGGGCGGATCAGCAAGCAGGGTGCGCGCCAGGGTGATTTGTTGGATGACTAGTGGATCAAGATCATCGTGGCCGGCACCGATTAATGTATCTAGGCCGTCTGGCAGTGAGCGCTGCCAGGCGAGGGTATCTGGGGTGAGTCCAACTTCGGCTAAGGCTTTGTATAGTTGCGCATCATCGGCCGCGGGGTGGGCAAAGTGTAAATCTTGTCGCAGTGTCCCGGAGAATACGTGCATCTCCTGGGTGATGAGCTGCACTTGCGCGGCAAGCCAAGTGTCGCTCACGGCGGCGGTGTCCACCCCACCGATGAGGATTCGTCCGCTGGTGGGGCGAAGGAGACCCGCAATGACTTGGGCGATGGTTGATTTGCCTGCCCCAGATGCACCCACTAGGGCGGTGGAAGTACCACCGTGAAAGGTGAGATGGCAGTTATCGATTACTGGGGCACCGTCGTGATAGGCGACCGTAACCCCGTCGAGCACAATATCGGCTTGGCGAATCTCGTCGCTTCCCGGCAGTGGCCTCCCCTGCATCGTTGCTGTCTCCGGCGGGGTGAGCTGTGCTAGTGCTACTGCTCGTCCAAAAGCGGTACCAGCTTGCTGGATGGAGCCGGCAAACATCATGAGATTGAAAATATGGATCTCAAGGCGGCTAATGAGCAGTACTGCTGCGGTTGCCTGGCCGACGGTCATCGCCCCGGTGTGAGTTCCCCACACGCCGAGAATAATGCCTGCGATCTCCAGGAGGAAGAAGAGGATTGAGGCGACTATGAGGAGCTTATTGAGCAGTAGCTGTTGCCGCATCGCTGCCCGGACACTGCCCCATGATGCTTGGCTCATGCGCCTGATTGCCCACTGTTCAAGCGACAAGGCACGCAGTGTTGGTTCGCTGCGAATGGTGTCAAGCAACGTGGCGTTGCGATGCGCATCGGCCACACTGTGCCGGTTGACGATCGTTGGCACCTCTTTGATGGCGTAGCGCAGAGCGGGAACACTGATCACAATGACCGCGACGGTAAGGATTGCATAGTGCCAGTGGATCAATGACAGTGCCACCAGCGACAGCGGCAGCATCACCATGGTCGTAAGCGCCCGGGAACCGATATTGCGAACAACGTTAACTGCCTTGTCAATATCGGAAGTCAACCGGGTGATGACGTTGCCGGTGCCAAGCTCCATGATCGTCGGGATTTCGGTGGCAAGCACACTACTTACACAGCGCGCACGTAATTCGACGGCAATATGGCGGCTACGCACGGCCAGCTGGTAGGCAAGCAGGGGGCGCAGTATTACTTCCCCAGTCATACATATCCCGCAGGCAATGAGCATCCAGAGAAAACCATTGGTGGTGGCAGGAAACGGTCCTACTGCTTGGCCGCGCAGCAGGTCGACGAGCCTGCCCCACAGGGTACTGGTTGCGATAATCGTGGCGACAAGCAACACCGTGGTCGATACGATCGTCAGGATGCGGCCAGTGGTTAACCCACCTTCGAGACTGCGCAGCATTGCCCAACTCTCAGCCCCGGAGGCCGGCAAGAGTGCGTCATCAGCTTCTCCGTCTTGCTGGGATTCCGGCTGCGCATCAGCAGGATTATGCCGCGTGGTTGGCGTGGCCGCAGCAGGGTGTGTGTCAGGTACTGCGTTTTCGTCAGTGGTTCCTAGCGTGTGTTCGGCGGCAAGGGGGTGCCGATGGTGGTGCATCGGGTGCGCAGGCGACGGCTCATGATTTGCGTTGGTGTTGTCACTGTTCACGACGTACTCCTTCGCCGGTGGTTCCTCGCTTCCAGTCGGTTTCTGGTGTGGTGTTTTCGATATGTGCCAGGCGTAGTACTGTGGTGTCAGTGGTCGAATCGGTGGTAGCCGCGTTGGTATCGCCGGAAACAATTGCCCACTTGGCGAATAGTTCTTGGGCGGCTGCAGCACCGCTGACGGTTGCAGTGGCGACCGCCCGCCATGCCCGATCGGCTGAAAAAATAATCGTCAACTGATGTTTCCGTAGTTGGGCAGTTCGGTTGGCTACCCGATCGAGGGTGACCGCATCAAGCCCGGAGGTGGGCTCATCCAGGATGAGCAGGAAAGGATTCGTGGCGAGCACCCGGGCAAGGGCGACCCGCTGCCGCTGACCCCCGGAGAGGTTGAGCCCTGATTCCCCAATCCGAGTCGTCGGCAGAGGATCATCAATCCCATCGCCACCAAGCCGGATAATAATGTCTTCGCAGCTTGCCGCATAAAGTACAGCTGATTGTGACGCTTGCGCGATGGTGCGCTGGGGATTGACATTGTCGGCAAGATCCCCTTCCCACAAATGCACCGCATGCGGAGCAACCACCGCCGATTCGGGACAAACAGCAGACAGCTGCTGCGCCAATAGCGTACGTTCGTCGACGTTGGTATCGGTCACCACTACCAGCCCGGCAGGTAAGGCTTCTATCCGTTGACTGGTAGCAGAAGCAGCAGACGTGGTATCCGTGGCATTTGCTGCAGTAATAGATCGGGATTCCATCGCCCGGGTGCCAGGTTGCAAGGGATACTGCATGTCAGCGACGTTTGGTTTGTTGACAGTTGCAGAATCCGTCTGCAACTTACGACCTGCCTCATGCCGCAGCTGTAAAATCCGTTCAGCAGATGCCAGTGCACGGGAATAAACATCGACGAGAAACCCGATCGCATGCCCACTGACGATCAGCGTTGTCGGGATGAGCAGGGCTGCGGTAACGAAATCCGGCTGCTGCATTTGTCCAGCTAATGTGGCAAAACCACACCAGCCCACCAGGACAAACGCCCCTACCGCCGGGATAATTCCCCGCAAGGCAAACATCACCGAATCAATTTTCGTTTCTCGCAGCATGGCTGCAAGCGCCTCACCATTAGCCGTCCCAAACCGTGTTGTTGCAGCGCTCGTCGCCCCCAGGCCCTTTACCACTCGCACCCCTGAGGCGTAATCGGTTGCTAACGCCACCGCGTGTGCTTCCTTAGCGCGGCGTGCGGCCGCAGCCTTTGCCACTGGTTTTCCGGACTGGAGACCGACTATCACTGTGAGCACAATAAACACCCCCAACCAGAGGCTGATCCAAGGTGAGATGGTGACAAACAGCAGCGCGGTAAACAGTGCACTGGCGGCCATGCCCAAAGGGAAAACCAAAAGCATTTTCATACCTGCCACTGCGGTGACATCTTCATCGATGGTGTTCATCACCCAGCCCGGGGCGCGGGCGGGCATTCCTTCATCCATGAGGCGCTGCACAAGTTCCAGGCGCAACGTGTGTTGGCTGCGCAACTCAGTGGCCGTTAATGCTGTATCACTGATGACTTCCGCGATTGTTCGGAAGGCTTCAAGAGCCATGAATACGCACAGCAAGATAGCGACCTGCGTCATCGTCGCAGCAACGAAAATGGTGGAGGTGGCTTCTCCAAGTAGCCGCGAAAGTACGACGCCCCCGAGGTTCAACAGCAAGACAAATATCACCCCGCCGAGGGTGACTGCTGGTTGATGTTTGACGATCCGCCACGCTAGTCGACGTGGGGTGATTGTCGGATTGGCGGCAACGATTGCCCCATAGGTTTGCGGGCTGGGCGGGGTGAGCCAACCAAACCACCGACTGATATTCGCCTTTGCGGGAACTTGTTGCGCAGCCGTAACCGTCATGGCTCACATAATACAGAACCTGGCGCAGTAGCCTCCCAGGACAAGGGCGTGTTTGCTGTGTTGTCGGCGCGTTCGTCACACAGAAAATTGTGCGACCGTCACGGGGGATATCACTGGTTGTTGCCGTCCGCGGTGCGCAGGGCGGCCAACACCCCTCACACCAGCCAAGCCTGCCGCACCCAACGCTGCTGCCGAGGGGTTTCCACAGGTGCGTGAGCCAACTTGCGGACCGTGCCGGATAGCGTTGCAGAAAAACAGATTGTATGCAGGCAATTTGTGGATTCCACAGTGGAGGTTTAAAGTAGTTAACGCCCAGCCGGAAGGCAGCGGGCAAAAGACCACTGTCCGGGTGGCGGAATGGTAGACGCGCTAGCTTGAGGTGCTAGTGTCCTATTAACGGACGTGGGGGTTCAAGTCCCCCTCCGGACACTTGAAGAAGCGGCGATGCAACGGTAGACACCAGCGCATCGCCGCTTCGTTGTATATCACCAGGAGATATTCGCAAGTCTCCCCGATTCCCTTCGCCGCAGCGCGGGTGTCGCGAACGCTACACTGACGATCGCTGCCCGCACCGGCTATTGTGATGACACAGTTGGCCACCACAATTCCGGGATAAACAGCGTCCCTCAGATTTGCTCGATATCCTCGCGCACCAAGTCCACTGTTACTCGCTACCAGCAAGAGGTTTCATGTCACAGGATGCAATCGACCCCACTGAACTTGCTTGCGCGCTGCGGGTGCTTGAGCAAGCAGGCGCACTCGATCCCACCCACCCCGACTCAGTTACACTGCAGCACGCGGTAAGCAAATTGTTTAAAGCAGTGAAGCGTTCCCGCCGCAATGCGGCCAAACAGCGCATACGGCAAGCAGATCGGCAAGTACTCGCCGCCACCGCAACTGCCCATCCGCGGCGGATTGATGATGAAACAGCCGGGCTACTCATCAGCCCAAATAAGGCGCTGGCAAACAGTCACACCCCTGGTGCGGTGGCAACCCCGTACGGTTTCGCCGGAAAACTGCACCGTCCACAAAACTGTTATATCTGCAAACAGCCCTACACCCTGGTTGACTCTTTTCATCATCAGCTCTGCCCTACCTGTGCCGCAGATAATCATGCCCGGCGGGAAGCCCGCGTCGACTTAACCGGAAGGCGCGCATTGCTCACCGGTGGGCGGGCAAAAATTGGGATGTATATTGCCTTAAAACTGCTGCGCGACGGCTGCGATGTCACAATCACCACCAGGTTCCCACGCGACGCTGTGCGCCGATTCACTGCAATAGCAGACGCCGACACCTTCCTTGATCGTCTGCATGTCATCGGGGTGGATCTGCGGGATCCCCGACAAGTCGTAGCCGTTGCACGCAAAGTCGCCAGTGCCGGACCGCTCGATATTTTAATCAACAATGCGGCACAAACCGTTCGCCGACTGCCCGGCGCCTATTCGGGACTTGTCGACGCGGAACAAGCCCCCCTCGCAGGCAAAGAGAGCGAAGTAGACCTCACGATTTTCGGATCAACATCCCATTTGCATCCCCACCATCTAGTGGGTGACGGCACCCCTGGGCAAGCGCTCACCGCCGGGACACCATCAGAGACAGCAGCACAAGCAGGCCACGAACTCAGCGTCGAAACAGGCAATGAGGAAGCGGCAAATTCGACTACACGGAGAGCCCAGGAACAGATTCAGGCCTCCCGATTGGCGGCCTTAGCAATGACCGGCGGTGCTGCGGATCTTGCCCGAGTAGACAACGGCACAGCAATTGACGCAGGTGGCCTGATACCCGATCTTGTCGATCACAACTCGTGGGTGGCAACCATCGGGCAAGTCGATGCAGTAGAGATGCTCGAAGTGCAGCTGTGTAATGCGACCGCGCCGTTTATTCTCATCGATCAGCTCCGCCCCGCCCTGGAAGCCTCCCCCGCGCGGCGGAAATATATTGTCAACGTCTCCGCCATGGAAGGAGTATTCTCCCGGGGCTACAAGGGGCCTGGGCATCCGCACACCAACATGGCAAAAGCTGCACTCAATATGCTCACCCGCACCAGTGCACAAGAACTCTTTGAGCACGGCATCTTAATGACCGCAGTCGACACCGGATGGATCACCGATGAGCGCCCACACACCACCAAAGCGCGCCTAGCCCAAGAAGGCTTCCATGCGCCGCTGGATTTAGTCGATGGCGCCGCGCGGGTGTATGACCCGATCGTCCAAGGTGAAAACGGTGTTGACCTCTACGGATGCTTCTTAAAAGACTATAAACCGTCACCCTGGTAGACCGAACCGCATCACAGAAAAACACCAGATCCTGCAGCTCATGGTTGCTCGATGCTGCTCTTCCCTACTCCCCTGTGCATGCTACCGGTGATAGCAAGTCGCAAATGCTGCTTGGTGCCGGGTCGCCAACCTACAAGTATGTACAGGCAGGTGCGTCGCCCCAGCCAAGATCATGCGCACCACAGCTATGACAAGCAAAACCCGAGCCGAACCATGATCCCCCAACCCAAGGGTGCAGCCGCGATCCGACACGGACGTCTTCGCATTCGCGGCATACACCCGCCAATTGCACAAACCACCCCGGAGCTTGGGGGTTACAACTTCGGCACAGCTGAGGTATCACCATCAAACGCACGCAACACCCGTTCCGCAGCCAAGGTTGGGGTAATCTGCCCGTGGCGGAGCTGATCTTCGACAAGTTTGCGAGTAGCGCGCACATCGGGGTTCGTATTGAGCCGCCCGAGCAGCGTTTCGTGAACCATAGACCACATCCAGCCAACCTGCTGTTCGCGCCGGGTCATCTCGAATCGACCGGATGCAAGCATCGCCTCATGATGTTGCAGCACGGTATCCCAAAAAGCGTCAATGCCGTCACCTTCGACGGCTGACATGG
The Corynebacterium choanae DNA segment above includes these coding regions:
- a CDS encoding ABC transporter transmembrane domain-containing protein produces the protein MTVTAAQQVPAKANISRWFGWLTPPSPQTYGAIVAANPTITPRRLAWRIVKHQPAVTLGGVIFVLLLNLGGVVLSRLLGEATSTIFVAATMTQVAILLCVFMALEAFRTIAEVISDTALTATELRSQHTLRLELVQRLMDEGMPARAPGWVMNTIDEDVTAVAGMKMLLVFPLGMAASALFTALLFVTISPWISLWLGVFIVLTVIVGLQSGKPVAKAAAARRAKEAHAVALATDYASGVRVVKGLGATSAATTRFGTANGEALAAMLRETKIDSVMFALRGIIPAVGAFVLVGWCGFATLAGQMQQPDFVTAALLIPTTLIVSGHAIGFLVDVYSRALASAERILQLRHEAGRKLQTDSATVNKPNVADMQYPLQPGTRAMESRSITAANATDTTSAASATSQRIEALPAGLVVVTDTNVDERTLLAQQLSAVCPESAVVAPHAVHLWEGDLADNVNPQRTIAQASQSAVLYAASCEDIIIRLGGDGIDDPLPTTRIGESGLNLSGGQRQRVALARVLATNPFLLILDEPTSGLDAVTLDRVANRTAQLRKHQLTIIFSADRAWRAVATATVSGAAAAQELFAKWAIVSGDTNAATTDSTTDTTVLRLAHIENTTPETDWKRGTTGEGVRREQ
- a CDS encoding SDR family NAD(P)-dependent oxidoreductase → MSQDAIDPTELACALRVLEQAGALDPTHPDSVTLQHAVSKLFKAVKRSRRNAAKQRIRQADRQVLAATATAHPRRIDDETAGLLISPNKALANSHTPGAVATPYGFAGKLHRPQNCYICKQPYTLVDSFHHQLCPTCAADNHARREARVDLTGRRALLTGGRAKIGMYIALKLLRDGCDVTITTRFPRDAVRRFTAIADADTFLDRLHVIGVDLRDPRQVVAVARKVASAGPLDILINNAAQTVRRLPGAYSGLVDAEQAPLAGKESEVDLTIFGSTSHLHPHHLVGDGTPGQALTAGTPSETAAQAGHELSVETGNEEAANSTTRRAQEQIQASRLAALAMTGGAADLARVDNGTAIDAGGLIPDLVDHNSWVATIGQVDAVEMLEVQLCNATAPFILIDQLRPALEASPARRKYIVNVSAMEGVFSRGYKGPGHPHTNMAKAALNMLTRTSAQELFEHGILMTAVDTGWITDERPHTTKARLAQEGFHAPLDLVDGAARVYDPIVQGENGVDLYGCFLKDYKPSPW